In Candidatus Desulfatibia profunda, the sequence NNNNNNNNNNNNNNNNNNNNNNNNNNNNNNNNNNNNNNNNNNNNNNNNNNNNNNNNNNNNNNNNNNNNNNNNNNNNNNNNNNNNNNNNNNNNNNNNNNNNNNNNNNNNNNNNNNNNNNNNNNNNNNNNNNNNNNNNNNNNNNNNNNNNNNNNNNNNNNNNNNNNNNNNNNNNNNNNNNNNNNNNNNNNNNNNNNNNNNNNNNNNNNNNNNNNNNNNNNNNNNNNNNNNNNNNNNNNNNNNNNNNNNNNNNNNNNNNNNNNNNNNNNNNNNNNNNNNNNNNNNNNNNNNNNNNNNNNNNNNNNNNNNNNNNNNNNNNNNNNNNNNNNNNNNNNNNNCCAAGCAGTTGCTCCCCGCTGCCGGACAGAGTGATTTTGCCCTCCTCTAAAAGATACGCCTTGGTGGCAACCTTCAGAATACGGCGTACATGCTGGCCGGCCATAAACAGGGTGATGCCGTGCCGGCGGATCTGTTTGAGCGTATCGCAAAGCCGGCTGACATCCTTGGGGGCCAGGCCCAGAAAAGGATCATCCAGCAGCAGCATGCGCGCGCCGCTCATAAGTCCTCGCGCCACGGTCAACATGCGCTTTTGTCCGCCGCTTAAGGTTCCGGCCGGCCGGCGACGTTTATCTGCCAGAACCGGAAAAATCTCGAATACAAATGAGAGTCGGCCGGCCGCCTGATCTCTAGAAGTATAGGCGCCCACCTCCAGGTTCTCCAGAACACTCATATAGGGAAAAACTTTCATGCCCTCGGGCACATACACAAGACCACGGCGAACCACCTCGTGCACGCGCAGCCTTTCGATGGACTCATGGGCAAAACTGATCACTCCCTGGACCGGACGCAGCAGACCCGCAACCGCTTTTAAAAGAGTGGTTTTGCCGGAACCATTGGGTCCGACCACCGAAATGATCTGACCCGCGCAGATGGTCAGGTTCACCTTAAAGAGCACCTGAACGTCCCCGTAAAAGACACTCAGGTTACAAATTGTCAGCAACGGCTTTTGGTTTTCCATCTTCCTTGTCCTGTAAAGCCTGGCCTCCGTGTCAGGTCAGGGTTAACTGGCTTTGCCAAAGATCTTTAGAAGTGCCTAAAGTTTGAAGTGCGCTAAAGTGAGCTAAAGTTAAGGTATTCTGTCAATTATATAAAAAATAATGGAGCGTAGCGACTCCAGAACTTTAGGCACTTTAGCTCACTTTAGGCACTTTGAACTTGTCCGATTTTCAGAAAAGCAGAGCCCCTTTCAGGGGTAAACCAAAGCCGGGTCCTCTGAACTCGGATGTTTACTCATTCTCGTCCTCGTAGCGCAGCCCCAGGTAGGCCCTTATAACCTCCTTGTTCGCCATAACCTCTTTGGGCGTGCCCTCCGCAATTTTTTCGCCGTGATCCAGGGCCAGCAAACGGTCCGAGACCTGCAAGCTAAGATTTAAAAAGTGGTCGATGATCAAAAGAGTTACGCCTCGTTCCCGAACCCGCCGGACCAGGCTTACCGCCTGTTTCACCGCCACCGGGCTGAAACCGGCTGCCACTTCGTCCAGCAGCAACAGCCGCGGCTGGGTGGCCAGAGCGCGCGCCAGGTCCAATCGACGCTGCTCGCTGAGCGTAAGATCTCTGGCAAGAGTTTCGGCCTTGTGGGCAATGCCCACGACTTCTAATAGTTCTTGCGCCATGTTAACATCTTCCGGCCG encodes:
- a CDS encoding ABC transporter ATP-binding protein → MENQKPLLTICNLSVFYGDVQVLFKVNLTICAGQIISVVGPNGSGKTTLLKAVAGLLRPVQGVISFAHESIERLRVHEVVRRGLVYVPEGMKVFPYMSVLENLEVGAYTSRDQAAGRLSFVFEIFPVLADKRRRPAGTLSGGQKRMLTVARGLMSGARMLLLDDPFLGLAPKDVSRLCDTLKQIRRHGITLFMAGQHVRRILKVATKAYLLEEGKITLSGSGEQLLG
- a CDS encoding ATP-binding cassette domain-containing protein — translated: LVGPNGAGKTTLFNLICGRFRPGSGRILFAGMDITGCKADKICRLGISRTFQSSRPFLQMSSLHNVLVGRVFGKGFRFNVRPEDVNMAQELLEVVGIAHKAETLARDLTLSEQRRLDLARALATQPRLLLLDEVAAGFSPVAVKQAVSLVRRVRERGVTLLIIDHFLNLSLQVSDRLLALDHGEKIAEGTPKEVMANKEVIRAYLGLRYEDENE